AGAGTGACACATGGAGCATGGGCGTCGTTCTGTACGTCATGCTGTCTGGGCACCTTCCGTTCGATGACACCAACATTCCCAAGATGCTTAGCCAACAAGAAAAGGGAATCTCCCTCGATCACCTCTCTAACCACTCCCCAGACTGCAAGGATCTCCTTCTGATGATGCTGACGTACAACATTCAACAACGTCCTTTTATAGGCGGGATCTGTTCCCATAAATGGTTGGAGGCTGATTAAATACTTACCACTTAAAAATACGACTTAAAAACAATGGCTAAGGTACAGTATTGATCTCACAGGCTTTAGCAGACTAAGAACAGTCATAGAAAATAAAggacaaaatgacaaaaatattgTATACAACCTTATCTGGGCTCCTACTGGagttattttgtttctttgcttatatcaacatacagaaaatatacagtagaGTATTCCTACTACAAGTCATataaaattcacacacacacacacacacatatatatatatatatatatatatatatatatatatatatatagtttgagtTTTAATATTTAGTATTAGTACTAGAAATTAGACTTGATCTTAAGACAAAGGGAAACATAAGGTCAACAGATCCTTAGAGAATCACCCTACACATCGCTAACAAAGGAATTGTTAGAGGCATTGTGTAGCATTGGCTTGACTGCCAATTAGAGGCTGAAGACACCTGGGTATGTAATCAATAAGGGTATGCAACCTCCTGTTCTTGCAGTTACCAGCTACAGTGCTGCAGCCACAGACAAATGAAAGCATACAGTGCAGGTGCCTAGTCTCATAACAAACTGCTTCTATCATAATTTATCTTACTACAATGGGTGAAGCTTATATCCTATAAATCTActttacattttcttgtgtttttagaGACAGGCAGGCAACAAAAGAATTGAGTGTGGTTTTCAGTGTAAATGAGTTGTGTGTGCTATTAAAGTGAAGGAAGCAAACGTGAACACTTTTTGAAAATGGATATGGCCCCGCCACACAGGAGCTGAGCAACTGTTCACTTGGAATGTGTACGGACATTCGTTTTTTCATCACTGTAATTATGCTGTATACACCCAGGCATCAAGTCTAATAACTTGGTATCATTTAGGTTTAATAAGTTACAGAGGTGATCTGTAAAAGTGTTCCAAGAAAAAGGTTCCATTACAAAAGCAATAGCTTTAAGAACATTAAAGCTAAAACTGCAGCTAGAAGATGCTTatcatttaaaatatagattGCCCCTCAAACCATGAGTTAATTACAGAAATCTAATCCCTAGCAAATAACTCCAGCAACACTTCAGTAAGAATCCAAACATCATTTAAATCAAaagaatatatacaaataatccATGCTGCTTATCTGATTTCACTGGCATGCTATATAAAGACTTTTATATTACAGATACAACAGGCTGGAAATAAAGCAGCCGTTAGAAAACGTAGCCTTGTAACCATTCACACTTACATTTCAAACATTTGACTGGGTGCCTCGGTCCCTTTAAAATGTTAACACAGCCGATAAGAGAAGCACAATTACTTAAATATGTACGATATAAAATAAAACTCCTTTCTTTCAAAGCTATCTGCtgccaaaattaaaatgaaagccaTGTGTGCTCATTTAGAACATATTTTCTCTGGAAAGTTGCCTGTTGGAAATGCTGTAGTAATTCTATACTATTAACTGTTCCCAACACCCCCAGCCTGGCATCCACAACCAAGAAACCTGGCTTATAAAATGTTTGTCTTCCTCATAGCGGAAGTATATATCCGAGTCATATATAATATACCAAATCCTCTGCTATTTTATAAGAAGCTGTTGCACATCATCACTCACGGCTGTAGGCAGACAGTATCCAAACCAGATGTGAAAAAGCCGTTTCTAAACTGACcgctaaaataatattttctgcTACCTTACACCTTAAAATGGACTAAGAAAATAGGAAAGTGGCAAGCGGTAAATCAACagagctgctgttcagttttcATACAACTAAACATCAAAAGTTTAAGTTGAGAATGCATAAAGTCATTTCCGGTCTGGgtccattttcttttaaacttaagCATAAAAATTACAGTTTCCACATTTACTGATCGAAAGCTGTTTGATTCTTTAGTTAAGTCATGTATAACATATTATAATGCAGTATTACAATGAATGGGTTCCGCACTTTTAGTTAATCACATAAAGAAAGCACGTGGGACAATTGTACTTGCATACTACTCCATAGCGTCAGCAAGTTACAAAGCAGAAAAGTGATTTACTCTGCATATCACACACAGTTCTCTACCTTTCGCTTACGAAAGAAACAACAAATATGAATATTTCAAAAGCTTAAacttataaatacattttgtaggcTGTAACTGAGGGTTGAATTACAATTACTTATTAGGAGAAAAGAAGTCAAAATAATCAAAATCCTCCCcacacacaatgttaaataatttaTACACCCATAAAGTATTACTGGTAAATGCATTTAGAAATAGCAACCATGCGATGCTACCATGTCACTCTTCAATTATTCTGAAAGTGTCCCCAGCATCACCAGTTACATCATTTACAAATTGCTGTGTAACACTTAATGTATGAAAATAATGTGGACTAATTGGAGTACAATTTCATGGCATTCTGACTCGCTGCATTAATTTCCAGGGGTCAATATAATTAGCCAACAGTTCAGTAACAATGTCCAAATCAATGCAGTCTTCTCTAGTTTGAAATAAGGAAGCTCAGCAATGGCACAGGCtagcaattacaaaaacagcaTGACGCTTTCCTCAGAGGACTTTCTGTGTTAAAACTGGCGACACCTCTGAAGATACTTTCATGAGGTTTCATTCCCAGTTGTCCCAGTCTTCCTCCTCCAGCTGAAATAGAAGAATACCTACAGGTTAAAACCCATCACAAAGTGAAACAAATTCAATACCAGGTTTAACCTATTTGAGATTTCCCGTAACACTTTCTACTGTTAATATATAAATACCACATGAGAGTGTAATGAACAAAGAATAAGCTCttgcataaattaaaaaatatactcaTCTACAGACATTTCTTTAGTTTaacttttttcttaaaatgtgttattgggtTACTTCCCATTATTAAAATGGTAAATATTATACAAAAGTCCAGACTATCATAACTTACTTCTCCAGATGCTTCTACTTTAGAAAGTGCTAGTTGAACCTCCTCTTCTGTCATATCTAAATCAAAATCCTTTTCCCAGTCCTCGCTGATATCAGTACTTGATCCTGCGGGAAAGGAAATATCAGTATTTTGGAAGAAAGTAATAGAATACGAGATGAAaatatacatgcatgcatgtacaTTATTTCGATGGGCAAATTAGAATATTACACTTTCAAACCTAGATctggcaaagaaacaaaaaaaaggtaatttagaAATGAACTCTAaacaaaaggtattttaaaacGCTAGTAGCTTCTGATTTTGTATTTGATGTGGTAGTTCTTACTGAGTGTTCAGGGAAATAGGTGAAGGGCTGAACTCTGTTGTACACACAGTAAGTACTAGATGTTGCACATGAGGGCTATGTTGAGGCTTTAaacttctgaattttaaaaagtcaccagtaTGTGATGACAAACAGACAATTATACAAAGTGGATCACAAGAGCAAGAAAGATAAATtagtaaaaaataactgatatttTACACCCATATcaagttgcttttaaaatatgcatcaGCAGTGCTATATTCACATGGATTACCTTTCTTGCCATTGTTAGAGGGGGTGGATTTCCCACTATCTGAGTTCAGTTCAAAAACTCTGAGATCTGTTGGTCCATCTTCTTTCACAGTGTCAGGCTTGGCTGTGGCTTTTGCCTCAGTTGCCCCTTTCGGTTTCTCATCACCCAGGTGAGATGCAGGCACTTCCGAATCTGTGATCCTGTCTGTTTCGGGAAGCCTGCCGATGTCCTCCGGCAAGCTCGGGGTTAGGTTTGCTTCCTCCAAGCTGGCTTCTGTTAGTTTTTTGGTGATTTCCTCTGCTGCGTTATCCTGAACTGTTTCAAAGGCCCCCAGGTTTTCAATCTGCGTTATTAGGGTTACACTCTCACTGCTTATTGAAGGGGTCACGTCATGACCTTGTCGAATGTCAATAATGTCCCTGTTCCCGGACACATGCACAGTTTCAGCATCTCGACCACTCACAGCTGTGAAAACAGGGGCAGTGGTGCTTACAGGTGAAAGACTGGATTCTTCTGGTGTCTTGAAATCCAGACGAGATGACGGGGCAGCCCCTAAGAATTCATCTAAAGCAGCATAACATAAGAATAATCATAGATTAAAACACAATCCATACTAGAAATACATAGAACTTCTTGAGTATTTCAAGGTTAAAACACACAAGCCCATCTGTAAGCATCTGACAATAACTTATCTTTCACATTAATGTACTTTACACCAGGGCAGCACACAAGCTATGTCTGCCTAGACCAGTGTGTTAACAGCTATTTTGTTGAATGGGTAACgtaccctcctcctcctcccagccCAGTTCCTCAGACTGGGACGTCTGCTCGGCTCTCTGTTTCAGGGCAATCCGTCTGGCTTCTTCCTGTTTGCAAAACACCAGAAACAAACccatttaacacaacagtaaatctaGATAAGTCTGCAGTACATAAACAACCCTTTTTGCAACGTTGATAAGAAAATAGCCTGCTTAGGATTGTTCAGGAAATTCCGATTCTACTTAAGATCCCCACTACATTATAACATTCAGTCACAGCGTGGCACAGGAGACCACATTATAACATTGGGCCATCAGAGATGGAACTGTGACCTATACAGAAATCCGATTCATACCATTTTTTGCACATCAATACTGCCTAAATCAGCCGTCTCTAGCTTGTTACTCAAGCTTGACGCAGAAGCTAACATTTCTGACACATAAAAGCAAACGCAAGAAAAAACCATAGGGCAATGTCAAGCCTTGACAAACTACTGACCTTTTTGAGGAATGCATTAAGACAGTTTTCAATTTGACTCACTTGATCCAGCTGATAAATTTTGTAAAAGTACCGCTGCCAGAACTCTGCATGGGATACAGCCACTGGAACCTGTCAAAATTAAAATCATGCTTTTGTTTAACTGATTAATGAGAATGCTATTATGATTAATAATGTATATATCTGTAACTAGAAACAGAACATTACAATTTCCCACTGAAGTATGTAAAACAGATGCTCTGTCtggagtttatttaaaaaaaaaaaaaaaaggaaactccAGCTCTGAATAAAAGGTAATtttactaaatttatttaaagcacagttttttttttttttgttttatttaaaccctAACTTATAGAAATAATTAGCAGTTTGCTGTCCTGTTGCTTGTTACAAAATACATGCAAAGCACCTCAACggatgcagggatggaaataaatcCCCCACTGCATACCAGTTtaatccactcctggttttaatGTGAGTTTAAGATGACaaacttgagcttgttacctgtacactgtggttaatcaagctcatagtaaaacccggaatggatTCCATTGTTATTccgtaggagtcttatttccatctctgaggTGTCTGGCACAGCACAAGTCCCTGCTGCTGCTAGTTCGTTCTTCATCAAGTTTCATTCTCCCAGTTTTCTCATTCAATTATATTATTACAATACTACAGATGGGCGACTGTTTAGAATACTATTTCATAGTTAACCCTAATGAAACCAGAACCTTGTAGGCTATCCAGTTCAAATCACATTTTAGCAAGATCCTATTTTGGAAAGTGTGAATTGTACCATTTTGCTGTAGAGGGCTCGGATGGATGGGCTGCTGACCAGGAGTTCAGAAACCTCTGCTTTCTTCTCTTCAAAATTAAACTCCACCAGCCAGGCCTCAAACGCTTCTGGAGGACCTGCGACACACAAACAACTTGGTTTGCCAGGGCACAACTGTGCATGCATCAGCACCAGCAAACTAAATCCACCTTCTCTTCATGCAACACGCAGTGTGTGATCTACGTTTAATAACCGATTCTTAATCAAAACAAAGGACCAGACCATGAATGACGGCCGCTGGTCATTAAATTACCACAACTatggtggaaaaaataaataaataaacaaataaaaaaacaaacaaagaaagatGCATCCTTCATACCATCGGGCTCATTGCAGTAGGTGGCAGGATCTGCCTGTAAACTGTACAGACGCgcctaaaaaaaacattcaaataaaaaacataaccaACGGCAACATCATGAAATATTACATTGCTAAATAATGTAAGTGGATACAGTGCACAATAGGGAGGCCTACCTTTGTACTGTCATATACCTCTGTTGTACCAGCAGAGGTTGCTACTAACGTGATCACATCACAGTCGATGGTTTTGTCAGGTGGAGGAGCAAGTGTGTCTGTTATAACTCCCAGGATGTTGGACAGTCCTTTCTTCACCTTCTGAGTTGCGTCTGACGATCCTTCGACCTACGATCACATAAACTATGGGTAGATAGCAGCAAGCCCCCTCCTATTCTTATAAGCTGGCAAtttatttacttcatttttttaaatagaattcaatatgcaaaaaaaaacacactgctacTCACTGCGAGTTTGTCCTTGACAGCACTAGCTGTGGCAGCAATAGTACACGCAGTGTCACGTTGTACTACATTGGTAAACTCAGCCAGGTCGCGTTTAATAAAGTCGTAAGCTTCAGCAGactgtcaaaaacaaaaagtttgttaacatatacagtacaggaaACCTTTGTGCTTAACAATATCAGTAATGGCGGACCTTAGTACTGGTATTCATCTCAGTAGCACTCAGCACAACATATAAAGTTGTAACAGAAATTGATCTACAATGACAGAGACtcaaaataaacttataaaaCTGCAAGAATAGAAGAAAGCGATCTCATTGTCTAACACCTGGGATGAAGAATGAGAAGCATATTGAGTGCCTTGCGTTTAGAAAAGGGGGAAGTTATAGGAACACTGTTGTCTGAAATCAGATGCCTCAGTGTCAAGAAAATGTAGCTGTTAAGCAGTGCTAACATTTTACAAGGCACACCCAAGGAAACCTTTCTAAAGCATGACAAGAATATTTGTGTGGTGGGTTAATCCCACATGACTCCATGTTTGCTGGGAcagcttttcaactcacacctggtatgttttacctgccTCAGACACCTTtcactatttattttcttaaagagACGCAAGAcaacagctctggccaaatgttttgcatccccctatagaattaactaattttggttctctgtctcaatcctaaaattctaggtgatgcaaaacttttggccatagctgtacactgacAAGAATGCATTGAGACCCGAGACCTGCCCCACTGAACAGGGAGTCATATGGGAACCATTAATCCCACCTTACTCCCCGGATCAGGCAGACCTTGTTTGTTACATATCATGAACACGGCGGTCTACCTTATCTTTCACTGACTGGAAACTTTGCTGGAGCCAGCCTCCCCACCATCCTCCTTCCCTGGAAACAAGATGCATAAAAGCAAAATTACAATGCTGTTCAGTGCAGGTAAAGAGCAGAATCTCAACGCTGAGTGAAATGAAGTAAAACGGTTGGCACTAAGCCAGTTTATCCTTTTTGAAGTTCTAAAGCATATTATTATATGCATGGCATTATATTATAACCCGTTCAGTCATAACGCTATAAAGCATTCAGATTTTAATTAGGGTAAATTGGGTTAGGTTCGGGAAACACAGCCTTTTGGTatgtaaacaaacacagttgGTGTTGTTCTGGACTATTCAGAAAcgtaaaaaaaacactcagacaTTTCACTTAGACACATGAAGTGCAACACGGATACACACATGGCCCTAAAACGTTGCCGTGCCGTTAAATTGCGCAAATTacccaaacaaaaccacaaaataaacaattaaacatccaACAACAAACAGCTCACCCTTCAGCCATCTTTACTGCATGACATCATCAACATTGACTGAACTCTGACCCTTCCGGCTCAGCAACGCCAACACATCTGAAAGAGCAGGacttttcaattcaaaataagGATAGacgctaaaaaataaaatggtaaaattaaaaaacagagcTGTTTCACAAACAGCAAAAAGATCATtaacatactttaaataaaagcTCGAATACTGTGCGATACGCATTAAGTCTACATCTCTACGGCACCCCACAGGGGATAAAAAGGTTGTTTCACTGGCTGCAGTTCGGAAGTTTGACCACTGCGTGGTGGTGGAATACATTCTAGCTGTTTGAATCAAAACGACTATAGATCAAGCTCCATACCTTTCTACTTTCTGTTATGCTTACCTCTGTATATAGGGTCAGACACCGCTGGTGTGTGGAAGGTGAACTTGTTCTCCCTTCATGCAACTAATTAAGAGTTTGTCCTTAAAGTGACAGCGAAAGGCTGACAAGAAATGGCCTAGTCAACCACGTGTGTGTGTTCGCGTGTTTTTATAGATAGGGCATGGGTATGTGTGTTTAGATTACTGTAGTTAAATACAGTGTACTACATCTGGGAAGAAAACTCTTCAGGAGCAGGTATTCATGTATCACAGAAGCTTTTTGTAAATGTAGATTTATACATTGCTACCTAAGCCTTCTCTGTGAGTGGAGTGTTTTAGTAATAGAGCAGAAGGATGTAAATGTAACTTTGCACTTATGAAGAACGCATACTTTAGTATAGCATGCccatttaaaatatcaaatagaatagaaaaaaacaacatagattAGCATAGAATAAACTATTGGGGTTTTGCCATTGACCTATAGATCTGAAATAGTACCCTGTACCCTACATGTTTACAATACATAGTTAAGTAATAATAACTGTGTAATTGCGACCTCATTTGTGAGccatctgatacaaagaaatTCCACATGGCTGTATCACCTGAATATCAGGGTCTCCTACACAGGAatgttgaacaaacagaaacgttgggaagttggctcttttgaaaGGAGGTActgtataactgcagtgtacaaaaatgaaaaggtatatatatatatatatatatatatatatatatatatatatatatatatatatatatatatacacacacatacacacacacacacacacacacgcaatcaaaagacaaaacaagtgtgcTCCATTAAGAGTTAAATGATAGCTGTATAATGTAGCTAATCCACACCTGAGCCCTCTTGTAAAAGTGCCTGTGTATTCCAAGGCAAGCTCAGCTGCATCCTGCTCATTAGCATGTGGATAGGAAGGCTTTGTGGTGCAGGCTGCAGGTCAACCCGCATGCTTTTTGAATAAGCCACTTTTTCTAATTGAACCTCCCCTGTACCCAGAGGCAGGTCTTGTGTTCGTATGTTGTGCAATATGCCTGTCTTATTCTGTCCCAGGCCCGCTAATTAACCCTTCAGCTTTCTAATTAGCTATGTCCATCTTCCTGTCAGCCTTTAGCCTGTATAGAGCAATCTGTTCATTTACATTTCCCCGATGTGTTAtgcatccatctgtctgtctgcctgctctACGAATATaactgtgcgtgcgtgtgtgtgcgtgtgtgtgtgttatagagATGCATTATTTGGGCACACATGAATGCCACTGTAGTATTGATTTTCAGGAGTTTAA
The genomic region above belongs to Polyodon spathula isolate WHYD16114869_AA chromosome 32, ASM1765450v1, whole genome shotgun sequence and contains:
- the bsdc1 gene encoding BSD domain-containing protein 1, which codes for MAEGEGGWWGGWLQQSFQSVKDKSAEAYDFIKRDLAEFTNVVQRDTACTIAATASAVKDKLAVEGSSDATQKVKKGLSNILGVITDTLAPPPDKTIDCDVITLVATSAGTTEVYDSTKARLYSLQADPATYCNEPDGPPEAFEAWLVEFNFEEKKAEVSELLVSSPSIRALYSKMVPVAVSHAEFWQRYFYKIYQLDQEEARRIALKQRAEQTSQSEELGWEEEEDEFLGAAPSSRLDFKTPEESSLSPVSTTAPVFTAVSGRDAETVHVSGNRDIIDIRQGHDVTPSISSESVTLITQIENLGAFETVQDNAAEEITKKLTEASLEEANLTPSLPEDIGRLPETDRITDSEVPASHLGDEKPKGATEAKATAKPDTVKEDGPTDLRVFELNSDSGKSTPSNNGKKGSSTDISEDWEKDFDLDMTEEEVQLALSKVEASGELEEEDWDNWE